A region of the Thermodesulfobacteriota bacterium genome:
GCCCTCGATATTCGGAGGCCCGCTCACCCTGACCGGCTTGCCTTCCGAGGCGAAGTATCCTCTCCATGCACTCACGACCGGGGAGAGCCCGTCGGTAAGATATACTTTATACCATTTTTCCATCGCGGAATAAAGGGTTTGGGTAAAGCGGGCCCTGGGGACGTCCGAGCCGGTTTTTTCCATTCCCTTGATGGAGACGGCCGGGATCCGCATCCGGCCGTGCCTGAGAGAGGGGGCCGCGTTCAGGTTCACCCCGATGCCCACCACCACGAAGTTCACCCTGTCCATTTCCGAGTTCATCTCGGTCAGTATGCCTGCGACCTTGCAGGACTCTATGAGTATATCGTTCGGCCACTTTACCGTGGGTTTTACGGGGCTGTACGCGGCGACGGCTTCGGCCGTGGCCACGGCCGAGAGGAGTGTGAGCGATTGGGCGTCCTGTGGCAATATCTTCGGCCTTAGTATTATGGAGGTGTAGAGGTTCAGTCCCGGCGGGGACTCCCACCTCCTTCCGAGCCGTCCCTTACCGGCCCTCTGGCTGTCGGCTATTATAGCGGTCCCCTCGGGAGCGCCCGCCCTGGCGAGCTCCATGGCCTTCGAGTTGGTGGAGTCGAGCATGGGGAAGAAGAGGAGGTTTCCCCCTTTTCCTATGAACTCCGTTTCAAGGGAGGAGGCGACCTCTATTCCGTTGAACGGAGGGGGGCCGGTGAGGCGGTAGCCCTTCCTCGGGCGCGCCTCTATGGAGTAGCCGGCCTCCCTCAACTTTCCGATCTGTTTCCAGACCGCCGTCCTGGAGATGCCGAGCGCGCGGCTTATGGCCTGTCCCGACAGGTAGCCGCTCTCCTCTTTGAGGAACCGTACTATTTCGACTTCCCGGGTGTACACCGTGTCACCTTGAGCGAGATGTCGACCGCGGGCGCGGAGTGCGTGAGCCCGCCGACGGAGATGAAGTCCACGCCCGAGCGCGACACCTCTCCGACGTTTTCAAGCGTTATGCCTCCCGACACCTCTACGAGCGCCCTCTCGCCGATAAGGGCCATTGCCTTTTTTATCTTCGCCACGCCCATGTTGTCGAGCATTATCAGGTCCGCTCCCGCATGAAGCGCCTCGCGGACCTCTTGGAGGCTTTTTGTCTCCACCTCCACCGAGACCTTCCCCCGGTAACGTTTCTTAACGGCATCGAGCGCCTTGCCTACCCCGCCCGCCGCCGTTATGTGGTTATCCTTTATAAGTACGGCGTCGAAGAGGCCCAGCCTGTGGTTCTCTCCCCCGCCGGTCTTTACGGCGTACTTTTCGAGTATCCTCATGCACGGGGTGGTCTTGCGGGTGTCGAGTATCCTGGGCCCCCGCTTCCCCGCTTTCTTCACGAACTCACTTGTAAGCGTCGCTACGCCGGAGAGTTTCTGGAGGAAGTTAAGCGCCACCCTCTCGCCGGAGAGTATCCCCCGAAGTCCTCCTTCCACTTTCGCTATGACAGCACCCTTCCTTACCCGCGCGCCGTCCTTCGCGAGCGGGGTGAAGCAGAGCCTTCTGTCGACCGAGGCGAATACTCTTCCGGCGACGCTCAGGCCGCAGACGATGAGCGGCTGCTTCGCCACGATACTCGCCGAGCCCTGCGTCCCCCTGGGCACCACGGCGTCGGTGGTTATGTCGCCCGGCCCGAGGTCCTCGACAAGGGCCGCCCGTATGAGCACTTCGGTGTACCTGTCGAGGCGCGGCGTGGTACGTTTTTTCGTTTTCATTTTAGTTTTAGTTTTCGTCTTCATACCCGTGCGTCCGTTCATCTTATTCCCCGAGGCTTTTGAGCCTCTCGAGTCCGGCCTCGACCTTCGACCTCTTCTCCCGTAGCCCCTCGAGCCGCACCTTCTGTTTCTCTATGATCTCTTTAGGGGCCTTGCCGAGGAACTCCTCGTTCGAGAGCTTTTTCTCCACGCTCGAAAAGTCTTTCAGGAGCTTTTCAAGCTCTTTGCCGAGCCTCTTTGTCTCGGAGTCAACGTCTATAAGCCCTTTTAGCGGCACGTAGACCTCCACGCCGTCGGCGATGGAGAAGGCCGCCTGCTCGGGCTTTTCTCCGCCGATTGTAAACCCTTCCACCCGCGCGAGGCTCTTTATGTACCCTTCGCCCCTGGTAAGCGTTCGTCTCCCGGCTTCGTCGGCCGGCAGGCACACGCAGTCGAGCGGGGTTCCGGGCGGGACGTTCATCTCCGTCCGTATGTTCCTTATTGCCTTTATGACCTCCATCAAGCTCTCCATCTCGCGGGCCTCTTCGGGGTAGACGTCCCGCTCGCTGGGGAGGAGCTCTTCCATCAGGCACTGCTCTTTTTTTCTTTTCCCACCCGGCAGGTAAGAGTATATCTCCTCGGTTATGAAGGGCATGAAGGGGTGGAGGAGTTTCATGGTGTCTTCGAGCACGCTCAAGAGAACGCTCGATGCGATCCTTTTTCTGTCCTCCCCGTTCTCTCCCCCCCCCTCTCCACGAAGGTCCGGCTTTACGAGCTCCACGTACCAGTCGCAGAGCTCGTGCCATATAAAGGAGTAGAGCGCCCTTGCCGCCGCGTCGAACTGGTAGCGGTCTATGGACCTCCCAACCGTATTGTAGCACTCGTCGAGCTTCGTTATAATCCACTTGTCCGCCGTTGTGTACTTATCGACCGCTATATCGAAGCCGCCCGTGGCGTCTTTGTCCACGCTCATAAGGGTGAAGCGCGCGAGGTTCCAGAGCTTGTTGGAAAAGTTCCGGTAGCCCTCTATCCTGTCTTCGGCGAGCTTTATGTCGCGCCCCTGCGCGGCGAAGGCCGCGAGCGAGAACCGGAGCGCGTCGGTGCCGTACTTATCCATCATGACGAGCGGGTCGATGACGTTGCCCTTGCTCTTGCTCATCTTCTTCCCTTCGGCGTCGCGGATGAGGGCGTGTATGTAGACCTCTTTGAACGGCACCTCACCCCTGAACTTCAAGCCCATCATCATCATGCGGGCGACCCAGAAAAATATTATGTCGAAGCTCGTAAAGAGCGCGGAGGTAGGGTAGAAGGTTTTTAACTCCGGCGTCTTCTCGGGCCAGCCGAGAGTGGAGAACGGCCAGAGCGCCGAGGAGAACCATGTGTCGAGCACGTCGGGGTCCTGCTCGATCTTTTTGCCACCGCACTTTTCGCAAGCCGCGGGGTCGGAGGTGGAGACGGTTATGTGTTCGCAGTCCTTGCAGTGCCATGCCGGTATCCTGTGTCCCCACCAGATCTGCCGGGAGATGCACCAGTCGCGGATGTTCCTCATCCATTCGAAGTAGGTCTTCTCCCAGCTCTTCGGGACAAAGACGGTCTCCCCGTCTTGAACGGCCTTTATGGCGGGCTCGGCAAGGGGCTTTACCTTTACGAACCACTGCTTCGAGAGCGTCGGCTCCACCACGGTCCCGCACCTGTAGCAGGAGCCGAGCCGGACGGCGTACTTTTCGGTCTTCTTGAGGAGCCCCAGGGCGGTAAGGTCTTTTACGACCTTCTCCCTTGCCTCGTACCGGGTAAGTCCCTTATAGCTCCCGGCCGCTTCGTTCATGCGGGCGTCCATGTCCATGATGCTTATCGAGGGCAGGTCGTGGCGGGAGGCCATCTCGAAGTCGTTGAAGTCGTGGGCCGGGGTTATCTTCACCGCCCCGGTGCCGAACTCCATATCGACCGACGGGTCGGTTATAACCGGTATCTCTCTCCCGATGAGAGGGAGGAGGAGGGTCTTTCCAATAAGTTTTTTATAGCGCTTGTCCTCGGGGTTTACAGCCACGGCCACGTCGCCGAGCATGGTCTCGGGCCGGGTGGTGGCCACGGTAATGCTCCCTTTGCCGTCCTTTGCCGGGTAGACGAGGTGCCAGAGGCTTCCGTCGGTCTCCTCCGCCTCGACCTCCAGGTCGGAGAGCGCGGTGTGGCATCTGGGGCACCAGTTTATTATGTAGTCGCCCCTGTATATGAGCCCTTCTTTGTAGAGGGATATAAAGACCTCGCGCACGGACCGTGAGAGCCCCTCGTCCATGGTGAAGCGCTGCCTGGTCCAGTCGCACGAGGAGCCGAGCCGCTTGAGCTGGTTTATAATGGCCCCGCCGCTCTCCTCCTTCCACTGCCAGACCCTCTCTATGAACTCGTCGCGGCCGAGCTTATGGCGGTCCGACCCCTCTTCGTGAAGTTTTTTCTCGACGACGTTCTGCGTGGCTATGCCGGCGTGATCTATGCCGGGTACCCAGAGGACGTTAAAGCCCCGCATCCTCTTATAGCGGGCCATTATATCCTGGAGCGTGTTATTAAGGGCGTGACCGAGGTGAAGCGTGCCGGTTATGTTCGGCGGAGGGATGACCATGGTGAAGGGCTCTTTGCTTGAGGCCGGGTCCGCCGTGAAAAGGCGTTTTTCGAGCCAACGGGCGGACCACCGCCCCTCCACCGCTCCGGGCTCGTATATCTTTGCGAGTTCTTTTCCGTTGCTCATAGCGGGCCTTCAAAATTGAAGAACCCCGCCGTAGGGGGCGGGGATTCTTTAAGGATAAAGAGGTTTTTCGTGCGCGTTTAGTCCTGCTCTATCATTTCTGTTTTATCATGGCCGAGCGGATCTTGTCGACAATCTCGTTTTTTATGAGTTCCTCGGCGAGCTCGGGTATTACCTCCCAGGCTATCTCCTCTACGACCTCGCGGGATACCTTCCTGACT
Encoded here:
- the nadC gene encoding carboxylating nicotinate-nucleotide diphosphorylase, with amino-acid sequence MKTKKRTTPRLDRYTEVLIRAALVEDLGPGDITTDAVVPRGTQGSASIVAKQPLIVCGLSVAGRVFASVDRRLCFTPLAKDGARVRKGAVIAKVEGGLRGILSGERVALNFLQKLSGVATLTSEFVKKAGKRGPRILDTRKTTPCMRILEKYAVKTGGGENHRLGLFDAVLIKDNHITAAGGVGKALDAVKKRYRGKVSVEVETKSLQEVREALHAGADLIMLDNMGVAKIKKAMALIGERALVEVSGGITLENVGEVSRSGVDFISVGGLTHSAPAVDISLKVTRCTPGKSK
- a CDS encoding valine--tRNA ligase, whose product is MSNGKELAKIYEPGAVEGRWSARWLEKRLFTADPASSKEPFTMVIPPPNITGTLHLGHALNNTLQDIMARYKRMRGFNVLWVPGIDHAGIATQNVVEKKLHEEGSDRHKLGRDEFIERVWQWKEESGGAIINQLKRLGSSCDWTRQRFTMDEGLSRSVREVFISLYKEGLIYRGDYIINWCPRCHTALSDLEVEAEETDGSLWHLVYPAKDGKGSITVATTRPETMLGDVAVAVNPEDKRYKKLIGKTLLLPLIGREIPVITDPSVDMEFGTGAVKITPAHDFNDFEMASRHDLPSISIMDMDARMNEAAGSYKGLTRYEAREKVVKDLTALGLLKKTEKYAVRLGSCYRCGTVVEPTLSKQWFVKVKPLAEPAIKAVQDGETVFVPKSWEKTYFEWMRNIRDWCISRQIWWGHRIPAWHCKDCEHITVSTSDPAACEKCGGKKIEQDPDVLDTWFSSALWPFSTLGWPEKTPELKTFYPTSALFTSFDIIFFWVARMMMMGLKFRGEVPFKEVYIHALIRDAEGKKMSKSKGNVIDPLVMMDKYGTDALRFSLAAFAAQGRDIKLAEDRIEGYRNFSNKLWNLARFTLMSVDKDATGGFDIAVDKYTTADKWIITKLDECYNTVGRSIDRYQFDAAARALYSFIWHELCDWYVELVKPDLRGEGGGENGEDRKRIASSVLLSVLEDTMKLLHPFMPFITEEIYSYLPGGKRKKEQCLMEELLPSERDVYPEEAREMESLMEVIKAIRNIRTEMNVPPGTPLDCVCLPADEAGRRTLTRGEGYIKSLARVEGFTIGGEKPEQAAFSIADGVEVYVPLKGLIDVDSETKRLGKELEKLLKDFSSVEKKLSNEEFLGKAPKEIIEKQKVRLEGLREKRSKVEAGLERLKSLGE
- a CDS encoding biotin--[acetyl-CoA-carboxylase] ligase, coding for MYTREVEIVRFLKEESGYLSGQAISRALGISRTAVWKQIGKLREAGYSIEARPRKGYRLTGPPPFNGIEVASSLETEFIGKGGNLLFFPMLDSTNSKAMELARAGAPEGTAIIADSQRAGKGRLGRRWESPPGLNLYTSIILRPKILPQDAQSLTLLSAVATAEAVAAYSPVKPTVKWPNDILIESCKVAGILTEMNSEMDRVNFVVVGIGVNLNAAPSLRHGRMRIPAVSIKGMEKTGSDVPRARFTQTLYSAMEKWYKVYLTDGLSPVVSAWRGYFASEGKPVRVSGPPNIEG